A window from Carassius carassius chromosome 40, fCarCar2.1, whole genome shotgun sequence encodes these proteins:
- the LOC132121936 gene encoding uncharacterized protein LOC132121936 isoform X1 translates to MMANKQGTSSGPRRHQGPLERSRVPDEALSSTSGTDKSPSLQTLKEEVVNLIQSFPDGLEVSRLIFMYRRVYGKRFGPLSNYGLEGLQEFFEELSDQVRVERINNKNIIKSVNTVHRNLQLPMFQDGNMDDAPKKAIRKKVIKLLKKHPQGIPLNKLAEVFAQKHKQALLPAELGFPSMESFVDSLSRDLLMEDGVVFHNSNIVLTGEDFEKRCKEVVDLVKSHQEGIPLSKIAVFFNSEYGRPLRKKELGFSSMAEFIDSLNQELCVENGQIFYKVAKPEASTHTAPPVHVDGVFKDVVELVKDHPTGIPLRRLSQLFNQKYRRNLAVSEFGFKTVASFVDSLSDELLVEKERIFHKNHRAAPAVPTPANLPKVNNDSTPANSTTPVVSFGADFAQRGSEMTQEELMDKVKEVIKKYPSARHSITELQNGFFLLFGSALPLDLYKTLFDNHTAKQLSSSCLVVNNKPAVAKCLEAAHKKLVEEVKKVKPMPVVVNEQVVRSKAGSPMLRFQSLTAPLMATPSNLSTGDFPVLGSTLSKAEEKKLKEGRGPVFSESYYSQVRDVHGANMRAAEALLEDEDNVGRRRKAVSSKEVNSLVENVMRALAAEGEHVTIERVVSRVCSLLQVSSLKDMNIDARRHLPAVQDLQRSIKEINTYIESVEAVSSICTLYELGQALANLKNKKRFEELHLGPLCKIPLIHRMFKMDANTKDDDVHQIATVDILRSLRMFRRKSKTPRVDLADFMKHLADQYSCESPYELGIRIQSLGLPISTLNKASAAEFCHMDTAREAIQKEIQEEVDAKMFKIKKSIMDPAQGPVTFSQIGNSELRKKYVNMTAADAVMEVFINSESVFNKSMTKTIQTFLLCINRDRLARALFQLAICCGSLDAPQDLVAKEKPQKKTEAKKSTEERATEMLPTEADVKSYFQECVTSFKSTPTLAHLRTLEKRIAEKFKFKDFSQLQQGTFLDFIFHNKKVLQEAAGGAVSIDSQDPGTDGFRPCRQDVFEFIKQCGEGDDSRLPFIEAALRNHYRIRDSRELGHGPLSFLVKCTQKQKELSGDAVASVVRYECPLLPIGSGECVVDSVGILGELSRDQARASLLSAPLLQDLEEWSQWHLVFQPNHGPLKDFIDKYCGKTELLALEVSPGVLLRVTADTGDKHFSEATQALDPVGTAGHLVSIVVAYGIPNTPTALLANHMESALNVAVAQEEIRPGEDGYSYGCVARFVLECVALMPTRICKELLQQVFLEPLSKVLGQTRSKTMLLDAARSHTRFLNKLHQMGLLLGITEWRSHFNYKLLLQAPAQLPSEIKKFVVEDSMSDMSSVNEMDNEEETELSTSSSRVHQQGEPRFLLFLSVLVHDSFITL, encoded by the exons ATGATGGCAAATAAACAGGGAACGAGCAGCGGCCCTCGGAGACATCAAGGGCCCCTGGAAAGGTCTAGGGTCCCGGATGAAGCACTATCTTCGACATCAGGAACTGACAAAA GCCCCTCATTGCAAACACTGAAAGAGGAGGTTGTCAACTTAATACAGAGCTTTCCGGATGGACTTGAAGTGTCAAGGTTAATCTTTATGTACAGGAGGGTCTACGGCAAGAGGTTTGGACCGTTGAGCAATTATGGTTTGGAAGGCCTTCAGGAGTTTTTTGAAGAGCTCAGTGACCAAGTGCGTGTGGAAAGgattaacaataaaaacattatcaaatcTGTAAACACTGTTCACAGGAATCTACAGCTTCCCATGTTTCAAG ATGGAAATATGGATGATGCTCCTAAGAAAGCAATTCGTAAGAAGGTTATCAAATTATTGAAAAAGCATCCTCAAGGAATTCCTCTTAATAAATTAGCAGAGGTCTTTGCTCAGAAACATAAACAAGCCCTTTTGCCAGCTGAGCTGGGCTTcccatcaatggaaagctttgtGGACTCTCTCAGCAGGGATCTGTTGATGGAGGATGGTGTGGTCTTTCACAATAGCAACATAGTTCTTACAG gtgAAGACTTTGAAAAGAGATGCAAAGAAGTTGTGGATTTGGTAAAAAGCCACCAGGAAGGCATTCCTCTTTCAAAAATAGCAGTGTTTTTTAATAGCGAATATGGGAGGCCTCTGAGAAAGAAAGAACTTGGGTTTTCATCAATGGCAGAGTTCATTGACTCTCTCAACCAAGAGCTTTGTGTTGAAAATGGCCAAATTTTCTACAAGGTTGCAAAGCCTGAAGCTTCGACCCATACAG CACCGCCTGTGCATGTTGATGGGGTTTTCAAAGACGTCGTGGAGCTGGTTAAGGACCATCCCACAGGCATTCCTCTTAGGAGGTTGTCTCAACTTTTCAATCAAAAGTATCGGCGTAACCTCGCTGTGTCAGAGTTTGGTTTCAAAACAGTCGCCTCCTTCGTTGATTCTCTGAGCGATGAGCTATTGGTGGAGAAAGAGAGAATCTTCCACAAGAATCACAGAGCAGCACCTGCAGTCCCAACACCTGCAAAcctaccaaaagtgaacaatgaCTCGACACCTGCAAACTCAACAACCCCTGTAGTTAGTTTTGGAGCTGACTTTGCTCAAAGAGGTAGTGAAATGACGCAAGAGGAACTGATGGATAAAGTTAAAGAGGTTATAAAAAAGTATCCATCTGCACGCCATTCCATTACTGAATTGCAGAATGGCTTCTTCCTCCTATTTGGGTCGGCACTTCCATTAGATCTCTATAAGACATTGTTTGACAATCATACAGCTAAACAGCTTTCTTCCTCTTGTCTTGTTGTAAATAATAAACCAGCAGTAGCGAAGTGCCTTGAAg CAGCACACAAGAAGCTTGTTGAGGAAGTAAAGAAAGTTAAGCCCATGCCTGTTGTTGTAAATGAACAAGTGGTCCGGTCCAAGGCAGGATCCCCTATGCTTCGGTTTCAAAGTTTAACCGCCCCACTGATGGCAACCCCAAGTAATCTGTCCACTGGTGACTTCCCAGTTCTTGGTTCTACGCTGTCCAAAGCCGAGGAGAAGAAGCTGAAGGAGGGAAGGGGGCCTGTTTTCAGTGAGTCCTACTACAGCCAAGTGAGAGACGTCCATGGTGCTAACATGAGGGCAGCAGAAGCCTTGCTGGAAGATGAAGACAATGTTGGGAGACGGAGAAAGGCAGTGAGCTCAAAGGAAGTGAACTCTTTGGTAGAGAACGTCATGAGGGCCCTAGCAGCCGAAGGAGAGCATGTCACCATCGAGAGG GTGGTCAGCAGAGTTTGTTCACTTCTACAAGTGTCCAGCTTGAAAGATATGAATATCGACGCTCGTCGGCATCTGCCTGCGGTGCAGGACCTTCAGCGCAGCATTAAGGAGATCAATACGTATATTGAG TCAGTGGAAGCTGTTTCCTCTATATGCACGCTTTACGAATTGGGACAGGCTTTGGCCAACCTGAAGAACAAGAAACGCTTTGAAGAACTCCATCTGGGCCCTCTCTGCAAGATCCCTCTTATTCACAGAATGTTCAAAATGGATGCAAATACTAAAGATGATGATGTACATCAGATTGCGACCGTGGATATTCTTAGG AGTCTCCGAATGTTCAGAAGAAAAAGCAAGACACCTAGAGTTGACCTTGCTGACTTCATGAAGCACCTTGCAGACCAGTACAGCTGTGAGTCACCATATGAACTTGGCATCAGAATTCAGAGTCTTGGGTTGCCTATTTCG ACGTTGAATAAAGCATCTGCTGCTGAGTTTTGCCACATGGACACAGCCAGAGAAGCCATTCAGAAAGAGATTCAGGAGGAGGTGGATGCCAAAATGTTTAAGATCAAGAAGAGTATCATGGATCCAGCCCAAGGACCTGTGACCTTCTCCCAGATTGGCAACTCTGAGCTGaggaaaaaatatgtaaatatgaccGCTGCGGATGCAGTCATGGAAGTCTTCATCAATTCTGAAAGTGTCTTTAACAAGAGTATGACAAAG ACTATTCAGACGTTCCTGTTATGTATAAACCGAGACAGGCTTGCTAGAGCCTTATTCCAGCTTGCTATATGCTGTGGCTCCTTGGACGCCCCTCAGGACCTGGTAGCTAAAGAAAaaccacagaaaaaaacagaGGCAAAGAAATCTACAGAAGAGAGAGCCACAGAGATGCTCCCTACTGAAG CTGACGTGAAGAGCTATTTTCAAGAGTGTGTCACTAGTTTCAAGAGCACACCTACTCTGGCCCACCTTCGCACTCTGGAAAAGAGGATCGCAGAGAAGTTCAAGTTTAAAGACTTCAGCCAGCTGCAGCAAGGAACCTTCCTTGATTTCATTTTCCACAACAAGAAG GTCCTGCAGGAGGCAGCAGGGGGCGCCGTCTCTATCGACAGCCAGGATCCTGGAACGGACGGCTTCAGACCGTGCAGACAGGATGTGTTTGAGTTCATCAAGCAGTGCGGGGAGGGAGATGACAGCAGA CTGCCGTTCATCGAAGCCGCTCTGAGGAATCATTACCGGATCAGAGATAGTCGAGAGCTCGGTCACGGGCCGCTCAGTTTTCTTGTCAAGTGCACTCAGAAGCAGAAGGAGCTAAGCGGAGACGCTGTCGCTAGTGTGGTGCGCTACGAGTGTCCTCTGCTGCCCATAGGTTCAGG gGAGTGTGTGGTGGACTCCGTGGGTATTCTGGGCGAGCTGAGCCGTGATCAGGCGCGGGCGAGTTTGCTGTCGGCTCCTCTGCTGCAGGATCTGGAGGAATGGAGTCAGTGGCATCTGGTGTTTCAGCCCAACCACGGCCCTCTCAAAGACTTCATCGACAAGTACTGTG GTAAGACGGAGCTGCTGGCTCTCGAGGTTTCTCCCGGCGTCCTGCTGCGGGTCACCGCTGACACCGGGGACAAACACTTCTCAGAGGCCACACAGGCTCTGGACCCCGTGGGCACCGCCGGACACTTGGTCTCCATCGTGGTGGCTTACGGGATCCCAAACACGCCCACGGCGCTCCTGGCCAATCACATGGAGAGCGCGCTGAATGTAGCGGTCGCACAGGAAG AGATAAGGCCCGGTGAGGATGGTTACTCGTACGGCTGTGTGGCTCGGTTTGTGCTTGAATGCGTTGCTCTGATGCCTACGAGAATCTGCAAGGAGCTCCTGCAGCAG GTGTTTTTGGAGCCGCTGTCGAAAGTGCTCGGTCAGACCAGATCAAAAACAATGCTGCTGGACGCTGCACGATCACACACACGCTTCCTGAACAAACTGCATCAGATGGGGCTCCTGCTGGGAATCACAGAGTGGAGGAGCCACTTCAACTACAAACTGCTTCTGCAAGCTCCTGCTCAACTGCCTTCAGAGATCAAGAAG tttgtggtggaggacTCTATGAGTGACATGTCTTCAGTGAATGAGATGGATAATGAGGAGGAAACGGAGCTCAGCACTTCCTCCAGCAGAGTCCATCAGCAGGGTGAGCCTCGCTTCTTACTGTTTTTGTCTGTTCTTGTGCATGATAGTTTCATTAcactttga
- the LOC132121936 gene encoding uncharacterized protein LOC132121936 isoform X2, translating into MFQDGNMDDAPKKAIRKKVIKLLKKHPQGIPLNKLAEVFAQKHKQALLPAELGFPSMESFVDSLSRDLLMEDGVVFHNSNIVLTGEDFEKRCKEVVDLVKSHQEGIPLSKIAVFFNSEYGRPLRKKELGFSSMAEFIDSLNQELCVENGQIFYKVAKPEASTHTAPPVHVDGVFKDVVELVKDHPTGIPLRRLSQLFNQKYRRNLAVSEFGFKTVASFVDSLSDELLVEKERIFHKNHRAAPAVPTPANLPKVNNDSTPANSTTPVVSFGADFAQRGSEMTQEELMDKVKEVIKKYPSARHSITELQNGFFLLFGSALPLDLYKTLFDNHTAKQLSSSCLVVNNKPAVAKCLEAAHKKLVEEVKKVKPMPVVVNEQVVRSKAGSPMLRFQSLTAPLMATPSNLSTGDFPVLGSTLSKAEEKKLKEGRGPVFSESYYSQVRDVHGANMRAAEALLEDEDNVGRRRKAVSSKEVNSLVENVMRALAAEGEHVTIERVVSRVCSLLQVSSLKDMNIDARRHLPAVQDLQRSIKEINTYIESVEAVSSICTLYELGQALANLKNKKRFEELHLGPLCKIPLIHRMFKMDANTKDDDVHQIATVDILRSLRMFRRKSKTPRVDLADFMKHLADQYSCESPYELGIRIQSLGLPISTLNKASAAEFCHMDTAREAIQKEIQEEVDAKMFKIKKSIMDPAQGPVTFSQIGNSELRKKYVNMTAADAVMEVFINSESVFNKSMTKTIQTFLLCINRDRLARALFQLAICCGSLDAPQDLVAKEKPQKKTEAKKSTEERATEMLPTEADVKSYFQECVTSFKSTPTLAHLRTLEKRIAEKFKFKDFSQLQQGTFLDFIFHNKKVLQEAAGGAVSIDSQDPGTDGFRPCRQDVFEFIKQCGEGDDSRLPFIEAALRNHYRIRDSRELGHGPLSFLVKCTQKQKELSGDAVASVVRYECPLLPIGSGECVVDSVGILGELSRDQARASLLSAPLLQDLEEWSQWHLVFQPNHGPLKDFIDKYCGKTELLALEVSPGVLLRVTADTGDKHFSEATQALDPVGTAGHLVSIVVAYGIPNTPTALLANHMESALNVAVAQEEIRPGEDGYSYGCVARFVLECVALMPTRICKELLQQVFLEPLSKVLGQTRSKTMLLDAARSHTRFLNKLHQMGLLLGITEWRSHFNYKLLLQAPAQLPSEIKKFVVEDSMSDMSSVNEMDNEEETELSTSSSRVHQQGEPRFLLFLSVLVHDSFITL; encoded by the exons ATGTTTCAAG ATGGAAATATGGATGATGCTCCTAAGAAAGCAATTCGTAAGAAGGTTATCAAATTATTGAAAAAGCATCCTCAAGGAATTCCTCTTAATAAATTAGCAGAGGTCTTTGCTCAGAAACATAAACAAGCCCTTTTGCCAGCTGAGCTGGGCTTcccatcaatggaaagctttgtGGACTCTCTCAGCAGGGATCTGTTGATGGAGGATGGTGTGGTCTTTCACAATAGCAACATAGTTCTTACAG gtgAAGACTTTGAAAAGAGATGCAAAGAAGTTGTGGATTTGGTAAAAAGCCACCAGGAAGGCATTCCTCTTTCAAAAATAGCAGTGTTTTTTAATAGCGAATATGGGAGGCCTCTGAGAAAGAAAGAACTTGGGTTTTCATCAATGGCAGAGTTCATTGACTCTCTCAACCAAGAGCTTTGTGTTGAAAATGGCCAAATTTTCTACAAGGTTGCAAAGCCTGAAGCTTCGACCCATACAG CACCGCCTGTGCATGTTGATGGGGTTTTCAAAGACGTCGTGGAGCTGGTTAAGGACCATCCCACAGGCATTCCTCTTAGGAGGTTGTCTCAACTTTTCAATCAAAAGTATCGGCGTAACCTCGCTGTGTCAGAGTTTGGTTTCAAAACAGTCGCCTCCTTCGTTGATTCTCTGAGCGATGAGCTATTGGTGGAGAAAGAGAGAATCTTCCACAAGAATCACAGAGCAGCACCTGCAGTCCCAACACCTGCAAAcctaccaaaagtgaacaatgaCTCGACACCTGCAAACTCAACAACCCCTGTAGTTAGTTTTGGAGCTGACTTTGCTCAAAGAGGTAGTGAAATGACGCAAGAGGAACTGATGGATAAAGTTAAAGAGGTTATAAAAAAGTATCCATCTGCACGCCATTCCATTACTGAATTGCAGAATGGCTTCTTCCTCCTATTTGGGTCGGCACTTCCATTAGATCTCTATAAGACATTGTTTGACAATCATACAGCTAAACAGCTTTCTTCCTCTTGTCTTGTTGTAAATAATAAACCAGCAGTAGCGAAGTGCCTTGAAg CAGCACACAAGAAGCTTGTTGAGGAAGTAAAGAAAGTTAAGCCCATGCCTGTTGTTGTAAATGAACAAGTGGTCCGGTCCAAGGCAGGATCCCCTATGCTTCGGTTTCAAAGTTTAACCGCCCCACTGATGGCAACCCCAAGTAATCTGTCCACTGGTGACTTCCCAGTTCTTGGTTCTACGCTGTCCAAAGCCGAGGAGAAGAAGCTGAAGGAGGGAAGGGGGCCTGTTTTCAGTGAGTCCTACTACAGCCAAGTGAGAGACGTCCATGGTGCTAACATGAGGGCAGCAGAAGCCTTGCTGGAAGATGAAGACAATGTTGGGAGACGGAGAAAGGCAGTGAGCTCAAAGGAAGTGAACTCTTTGGTAGAGAACGTCATGAGGGCCCTAGCAGCCGAAGGAGAGCATGTCACCATCGAGAGG GTGGTCAGCAGAGTTTGTTCACTTCTACAAGTGTCCAGCTTGAAAGATATGAATATCGACGCTCGTCGGCATCTGCCTGCGGTGCAGGACCTTCAGCGCAGCATTAAGGAGATCAATACGTATATTGAG TCAGTGGAAGCTGTTTCCTCTATATGCACGCTTTACGAATTGGGACAGGCTTTGGCCAACCTGAAGAACAAGAAACGCTTTGAAGAACTCCATCTGGGCCCTCTCTGCAAGATCCCTCTTATTCACAGAATGTTCAAAATGGATGCAAATACTAAAGATGATGATGTACATCAGATTGCGACCGTGGATATTCTTAGG AGTCTCCGAATGTTCAGAAGAAAAAGCAAGACACCTAGAGTTGACCTTGCTGACTTCATGAAGCACCTTGCAGACCAGTACAGCTGTGAGTCACCATATGAACTTGGCATCAGAATTCAGAGTCTTGGGTTGCCTATTTCG ACGTTGAATAAAGCATCTGCTGCTGAGTTTTGCCACATGGACACAGCCAGAGAAGCCATTCAGAAAGAGATTCAGGAGGAGGTGGATGCCAAAATGTTTAAGATCAAGAAGAGTATCATGGATCCAGCCCAAGGACCTGTGACCTTCTCCCAGATTGGCAACTCTGAGCTGaggaaaaaatatgtaaatatgaccGCTGCGGATGCAGTCATGGAAGTCTTCATCAATTCTGAAAGTGTCTTTAACAAGAGTATGACAAAG ACTATTCAGACGTTCCTGTTATGTATAAACCGAGACAGGCTTGCTAGAGCCTTATTCCAGCTTGCTATATGCTGTGGCTCCTTGGACGCCCCTCAGGACCTGGTAGCTAAAGAAAaaccacagaaaaaaacagaGGCAAAGAAATCTACAGAAGAGAGAGCCACAGAGATGCTCCCTACTGAAG CTGACGTGAAGAGCTATTTTCAAGAGTGTGTCACTAGTTTCAAGAGCACACCTACTCTGGCCCACCTTCGCACTCTGGAAAAGAGGATCGCAGAGAAGTTCAAGTTTAAAGACTTCAGCCAGCTGCAGCAAGGAACCTTCCTTGATTTCATTTTCCACAACAAGAAG GTCCTGCAGGAGGCAGCAGGGGGCGCCGTCTCTATCGACAGCCAGGATCCTGGAACGGACGGCTTCAGACCGTGCAGACAGGATGTGTTTGAGTTCATCAAGCAGTGCGGGGAGGGAGATGACAGCAGA CTGCCGTTCATCGAAGCCGCTCTGAGGAATCATTACCGGATCAGAGATAGTCGAGAGCTCGGTCACGGGCCGCTCAGTTTTCTTGTCAAGTGCACTCAGAAGCAGAAGGAGCTAAGCGGAGACGCTGTCGCTAGTGTGGTGCGCTACGAGTGTCCTCTGCTGCCCATAGGTTCAGG gGAGTGTGTGGTGGACTCCGTGGGTATTCTGGGCGAGCTGAGCCGTGATCAGGCGCGGGCGAGTTTGCTGTCGGCTCCTCTGCTGCAGGATCTGGAGGAATGGAGTCAGTGGCATCTGGTGTTTCAGCCCAACCACGGCCCTCTCAAAGACTTCATCGACAAGTACTGTG GTAAGACGGAGCTGCTGGCTCTCGAGGTTTCTCCCGGCGTCCTGCTGCGGGTCACCGCTGACACCGGGGACAAACACTTCTCAGAGGCCACACAGGCTCTGGACCCCGTGGGCACCGCCGGACACTTGGTCTCCATCGTGGTGGCTTACGGGATCCCAAACACGCCCACGGCGCTCCTGGCCAATCACATGGAGAGCGCGCTGAATGTAGCGGTCGCACAGGAAG AGATAAGGCCCGGTGAGGATGGTTACTCGTACGGCTGTGTGGCTCGGTTTGTGCTTGAATGCGTTGCTCTGATGCCTACGAGAATCTGCAAGGAGCTCCTGCAGCAG GTGTTTTTGGAGCCGCTGTCGAAAGTGCTCGGTCAGACCAGATCAAAAACAATGCTGCTGGACGCTGCACGATCACACACACGCTTCCTGAACAAACTGCATCAGATGGGGCTCCTGCTGGGAATCACAGAGTGGAGGAGCCACTTCAACTACAAACTGCTTCTGCAAGCTCCTGCTCAACTGCCTTCAGAGATCAAGAAG tttgtggtggaggacTCTATGAGTGACATGTCTTCAGTGAATGAGATGGATAATGAGGAGGAAACGGAGCTCAGCACTTCCTCCAGCAGAGTCCATCAGCAGGGTGAGCCTCGCTTCTTACTGTTTTTGTCTGTTCTTGTGCATGATAGTTTCATTAcactttga